In one Mesorhizobium australicum genomic region, the following are encoded:
- a CDS encoding extracellular solute-binding protein, translating into MAALSRREFLGAAGAAAILPALPSTLFATTPTETPLHGLSAFGDLKYAAGFDHFDYASPDAPQGGTFNFSPPNWLWNQNPDTFNTLNTFVPNGDAPPRMEMCFDSLMTRSLDEPDAVYGLTAETVSISADRNTFEFSLRPQARFHDGSPLTAEDVAYTYNLFKQKAHPGLRLSLGRMTEAVAVDPRTFRLTFSGEQSDRTILSVVGYPIVSKAFFEANPFDGSQLNPPLGCGAYKVGTFRPAQFIEYDRVVDYWGKDLGVNRGLGHFDRIRLEFYRDRQAAFEAFKKGNVLYRQEFTSRTWATGYDFPAITQGKVIKREFPRELQPSLQAWAINQRRDRFKDARVREAIGLCFDFEWTKRNLFYDAYERSHSLFENSEFVATGLPSPEEQALLEPLRGRIPEETFGEPVMQPITDGTGRDRRLLRRGIDLLGQAGWRKPDGSAFVVNEKGERLTLEILVNDEVFIRIDSPFIENMKTIGIDASIRLVDAAQYTVRQSDFDFDMISIAASMSATPTYDDLEQFFHSSAAAMKGSRNLPGTADPAVDELLTAVSKVADRPALVAAIRALDRVLRARRDWIPNWHAANHRAAYWDIYGFREPKPDYGFPVEALWWFDAEKARAIGKL; encoded by the coding sequence ATGGCGGCACTGTCGCGCCGGGAGTTCCTCGGGGCAGCGGGCGCGGCGGCGATCCTTCCGGCGCTTCCCTCAACGCTGTTCGCCACAACACCCACCGAGACGCCTCTTCACGGGCTCTCCGCCTTCGGCGACCTGAAATATGCCGCGGGCTTCGACCATTTCGACTATGCCAGCCCCGATGCGCCGCAGGGCGGGACGTTCAATTTCTCGCCGCCGAACTGGCTGTGGAACCAGAACCCGGACACATTCAATACGCTGAACACCTTCGTCCCGAACGGCGACGCGCCGCCGCGCATGGAGATGTGTTTCGATTCGCTGATGACGCGTTCGCTCGACGAGCCGGACGCGGTCTACGGGCTGACCGCCGAGACTGTGAGCATTTCGGCCGACCGCAACACGTTCGAGTTCAGCCTGCGGCCGCAGGCGCGCTTTCACGACGGTTCGCCTCTCACAGCCGAGGACGTCGCCTACACCTACAACCTCTTCAAGCAGAAGGCCCATCCCGGCCTGCGCCTGTCCCTCGGGCGCATGACGGAGGCGGTGGCGGTCGACCCCCGGACGTTTCGACTGACTTTCTCGGGCGAACAGTCCGATCGCACGATCCTGTCGGTCGTCGGCTATCCGATCGTCTCGAAGGCCTTCTTCGAGGCCAATCCGTTCGACGGGTCGCAGTTGAACCCGCCGCTCGGCTGCGGAGCCTACAAGGTCGGCACATTCCGCCCCGCCCAATTCATCGAATACGACCGCGTCGTGGACTACTGGGGCAAGGATCTTGGCGTCAACCGCGGCCTCGGCCACTTCGACCGCATCCGGCTCGAGTTCTATCGCGACCGCCAGGCTGCCTTCGAGGCCTTCAAGAAAGGCAACGTGCTCTACCGGCAGGAATTCACCTCCCGGACCTGGGCGACCGGCTACGATTTTCCCGCCATCACGCAAGGCAAGGTGATCAAGCGCGAGTTCCCGCGTGAACTGCAGCCTTCGCTGCAGGCCTGGGCGATCAACCAGCGGCGTGACCGCTTCAAGGACGCGCGCGTGCGCGAGGCGATCGGCCTGTGCTTCGATTTCGAATGGACGAAACGCAACCTTTTCTATGACGCCTATGAGCGTTCGCACTCCCTGTTCGAGAACTCGGAGTTCGTCGCGACGGGACTCCCCTCTCCCGAGGAACAGGCGCTGCTCGAACCCTTGCGCGGCAGGATTCCCGAGGAAACCTTCGGCGAGCCGGTCATGCAACCGATCACGGACGGAACGGGCCGCGACCGCAGGCTGCTGCGCCGGGGCATCGACCTTCTCGGTCAGGCCGGCTGGCGCAAGCCTGACGGATCCGCCTTCGTCGTCAACGAAAAGGGCGAGCGGCTGACACTCGAGATCCTCGTCAACGACGAGGTCTTCATCCGCATCGATTCCCCCTTCATCGAGAACATGAAGACCATCGGCATCGATGCCTCGATCCGGCTGGTGGATGCCGCACAGTATACGGTGCGGCAGTCCGATTTCGACTTCGACATGATCTCGATCGCGGCGTCGATGAGCGCCACCCCGACATATGACGACCTTGAGCAGTTCTTCCATTCTAGCGCCGCCGCAATGAAGGGAAGCCGCAACCTCCCCGGCACGGCCGATCCCGCCGTCGACGAATTGCTGACCGCCGTTTCGAAGGTGGCGGACCGTCCCGCCCTTGTTGCGGCGATCCGCGCGCTCGACCGGGTCTTGCGCGCGCGGCGAGACTGGATTCCAAATTGGCACGCGGCGAATCACCGGGCGGCCTACTGGGACATCTATGGATTCAGGGAGCCGAAGCCGGACTACGGCTTCCCGGTCGAAGCGCTGTGGTGGTTCGATGCGGAAAAGGCGAGGGCAATTGGCAAACTCTGA
- a CDS encoding extracellular solute-binding protein, translating to MNLLKAAALAVTVVWAIPGHAQEWRTSDRMGEPSRYGDTFKHYDHVNPNAPKGGTLNSVAVGTFDSFNPFIAIGTSAAGLNFQGGLLWDTLMAKSIDEPTTNHAFIAEAFSYPDDFSSATYRLNPKARWHDGQPITVDDVIWSFDTLKKISPDFVSYFGNVKQAVKVSDREVRFEFDQGGNRELPMIMGDLVVLPKHWWEGTNAKGEKRDITRPTLEAPLGSGAYRIESFKPGTDITWTRVEDYWASDLPINVGRNNFDRRRYRYVLDQTAEWQAFIKGGYEDLRAENQPPRWMTGYDFPAAKARQVIKKEFKDESGEPMQGYVMNMRRDQFKDRRVRQALTLLYDFETFNKTRTFNLNKRTNSYFVGQELASSGIPQGEELAILEPYRDKLPPELFTQEFKLPVFDTPQSERAHLREAVKLFAEAGWVIKDGKLVNAQTGQQFRAELLIANDYQEFIGMPLITNMRKLGIDAPVRMVDVSQYIARQNTYDYDMLLGVMPQSQSPGNEQRTYWGSKDADRPGSRNYSGIKDPVVDALIERVIFAKSREDQVVATHALDRVLLWGYYVVPQYHRPVVWLAYWDKFGIPEPQPTKVIGPDIESFWIDPEKEKALNAKFGIAN from the coding sequence ATGAACCTGCTGAAAGCCGCAGCACTCGCCGTCACCGTCGTCTGGGCCATTCCGGGCCACGCCCAGGAATGGCGCACCTCGGATCGAATGGGCGAGCCGTCGCGATACGGCGACACGTTCAAGCACTACGATCACGTGAATCCGAACGCGCCGAAGGGTGGCACGCTGAATTCCGTCGCGGTCGGCACCTTCGACAGCTTCAACCCGTTCATCGCCATCGGCACCTCTGCGGCGGGGCTCAACTTCCAGGGCGGCCTGCTGTGGGACACGCTGATGGCAAAGTCCATCGACGAGCCGACGACGAACCATGCCTTTATCGCCGAGGCCTTCTCCTATCCGGACGACTTTTCGAGCGCGACCTATCGGCTGAACCCGAAAGCCAGATGGCATGACGGCCAGCCGATCACGGTCGACGACGTGATCTGGTCGTTCGACACCCTCAAGAAGATCAGCCCGGACTTCGTCAGCTATTTCGGCAATGTCAAACAGGCCGTGAAGGTGAGCGACCGGGAGGTGCGGTTCGAGTTTGACCAGGGCGGCAACCGCGAACTCCCGATGATCATGGGCGACCTGGTGGTCCTGCCGAAGCACTGGTGGGAGGGGACCAACGCCAAGGGCGAGAAGCGTGACATCACGCGGCCGACTCTGGAGGCGCCGCTCGGCTCCGGCGCCTACAGGATCGAGAGCTTCAAGCCTGGAACCGACATCACCTGGACGCGCGTCGAGGACTACTGGGCGAGCGACCTGCCGATCAACGTCGGCCGAAACAATTTCGATCGCCGGCGTTACCGCTACGTCCTCGACCAGACGGCGGAATGGCAGGCTTTCATCAAAGGCGGCTATGAGGATCTGCGCGCCGAGAACCAGCCGCCGCGCTGGATGACTGGATACGACTTTCCGGCGGCCAAGGCGAGGCAGGTGATCAAGAAGGAGTTCAAGGACGAATCCGGTGAACCGATGCAGGGTTACGTCATGAACATGCGCCGCGACCAGTTCAAGGACCGGCGCGTGCGCCAGGCGCTGACGCTGCTCTACGATTTCGAGACCTTCAACAAGACACGCACGTTCAACTTGAACAAGCGTACCAACAGCTACTTCGTCGGCCAGGAGCTGGCGTCCTCCGGCATACCCCAGGGTGAGGAACTCGCGATCCTCGAACCGTACAGGGACAAGCTGCCGCCGGAACTCTTCACGCAGGAATTCAAGCTGCCGGTCTTCGACACGCCGCAGTCGGAACGCGCCCACCTGCGCGAGGCCGTGAAGCTGTTCGCCGAGGCGGGGTGGGTGATCAAGGACGGCAAGCTGGTGAATGCCCAGACAGGCCAGCAGTTCCGGGCGGAACTGCTCATCGCCAACGACTATCAGGAATTCATCGGCATGCCGCTCATCACCAACATGCGCAAGCTCGGCATCGACGCGCCGGTCCGTATGGTGGACGTCAGCCAATATATCGCGCGGCAGAACACTTACGACTACGACATGCTGCTCGGGGTGATGCCGCAATCGCAATCGCCGGGCAACGAGCAGCGCACCTATTGGGGATCAAAGGATGCCGACAGGCCGGGTTCGCGCAACTACTCAGGCATCAAGGACCCCGTTGTCGACGCGCTGATCGAACGGGTGATCTTTGCCAAGAGCCGCGAAGACCAGGTCGTCGCCACCCATGCCCTCGATCGCGTGCTTTTGTGGGGCTACTATGTCGTTCCGCAATATCACCGGCCGGTCGTCTGGCTGGCCTACTGGGACAAGTTCGGCATACCGGAGCCGCAGCCGACAAAGGTCATCGGCCCGGACATCGAATCGTTCTGGATAGACCCCGAAAAGGAAAAGGCGCTGAACGCCAAGTTCGGGATTGCGAATTGA
- a CDS encoding c-type cytochrome: MDSFEFNKIIGAILGTVFVVFSLSLISDSLFASHAPEKAGFEIAALEPEAGAGGEASGPAAPEPVGPLLASADVGAGETLFKRCAACHTPEKGGANKIGPNLWGIVDRPVASHEGYSYSAAMKAHAGERPNWDYEHLSEFLTNPKALVKGTAMNFPGIKAVGDRANIIAYLRTLADTPAPLPAADAVPAPAAGATTEPATETANPAPAAPAAPAAPAQ, from the coding sequence ATGGACTCGTTCGAATTCAACAAGATCATCGGGGCGATCCTCGGCACCGTTTTCGTCGTCTTTTCGCTCAGCCTGATCTCGGATTCGCTGTTCGCGTCGCATGCACCCGAAAAGGCCGGCTTCGAGATCGCAGCGCTGGAGCCCGAGGCTGGTGCCGGTGGCGAAGCGTCCGGCCCGGCCGCGCCCGAGCCCGTCGGGCCGCTGCTGGCCAGCGCCGACGTGGGCGCCGGCGAGACGCTGTTCAAGCGTTGCGCGGCCTGCCACACTCCCGAGAAGGGCGGCGCCAACAAGATCGGCCCGAACCTCTGGGGCATCGTCGATCGTCCGGTCGCCTCGCATGAGGGCTATTCCTATTCCGCGGCGATGAAGGCCCATGCCGGTGAGCGGCCGAACTGGGACTATGAGCACCTCAGCGAGTTCCTGACCAACCCGAAGGCGCTGGTGAAGGGTACCGCGATGAACTTCCCCGGCATCAAGGCCGTGGGTGATCGCGCCAACATCATCGCCTACCTGCGCACCCTGGCCGACACGCCGGCGCCGCTTCCCGCCGCCGACGCCGTGCCAGCCCCGGCAGCCGGCGCGACGACCGAGCCCGCGACCGAAACGGCCAACCCCGCTCCCGCGGCGCCTGCCGCCCCCGCCGCACCGGCGCAGTAA
- a CDS encoding 3-deoxy-manno-octulosonate cytidylyltransferase produces MNALILIPARMAATRLPGKPLADINGTPMIVHVARRAAESGLGRVVVATDSREVAEVVAGAGFEIAMTRSDHQSGSDRIFEALIALDPAGAVETVVNLQGDLPTIDPASIRAALAPLADPAVDISTLGVEISREEEKTNPNVVKIVGSPLSPARLHALYFTRATAPWGDGPLYHHVGIYAYRRAALARFVALPQSALERREKLEQLRALEAGMRIDAAIVDAVPLGVDTPEDLDRARAMLA; encoded by the coding sequence ATGAACGCGCTGATCCTCATTCCTGCCCGCATGGCCGCGACGCGCCTGCCCGGAAAGCCGCTTGCCGACATCAACGGCACGCCGATGATCGTGCATGTCGCGCGCCGCGCCGCCGAGAGCGGGCTCGGGCGTGTGGTGGTGGCGACCGATTCCCGCGAGGTGGCGGAGGTGGTGGCCGGGGCGGGGTTCGAGATCGCCATGACCCGCAGTGACCACCAGTCCGGCTCCGACCGCATCTTCGAGGCGCTGATCGCGCTCGATCCCGCCGGCGCGGTCGAAACGGTCGTCAACCTGCAGGGCGACCTGCCGACCATCGATCCGGCCTCGATCCGGGCCGCCCTCGCCCCGCTTGCCGATCCCGCGGTGGACATCTCGACGCTGGGCGTGGAGATCTCTCGCGAGGAGGAAAAGACCAATCCCAACGTGGTGAAGATCGTCGGCTCGCCGCTTTCGCCGGCCAGGCTGCATGCGCTCTACTTCACCCGGGCGACCGCGCCCTGGGGCGATGGGCCGCTCTACCACCACGTCGGAATCTACGCCTACCGGCGCGCCGCGCTGGCGAGATTCGTCGCCCTGCCGCAATCTGCGCTTGAACGGCGCGAGAAACTGGAGCAGTTGCGGGCGCTCGAAGCCGGAATGCGCATCGATGCGGCCATCGTGGACGCGGTGCCGCTCGGCGTCGACACGCCGGAAGATCTCGATCGCGCCCGCGCGATGCTCGCATAA
- a CDS encoding prephenate dehydratase yields the protein MPKTNRISFQGEPGANSDTASREMFPSMEPLPCATFEDAFNAVEAGKADLAMIPIENTIAGRVADIHHLLPESKLHIVGEYFLPIHFQLMVLPGVQRSEIKTVHSHIHALGQCRKYIRKNGWKGVIAGDTAGAARLIADVKDRSMAALAPRLAAELYGLDILEENVEDAASNVTRFVVLTKSKEWVERPTPDAQMMTTFMFRVRNVPAALYKAMGGFATNGVNITKLESYQLGAFTATLFYADIEGHPEDAGVKNALEELKFFSREVRILGVYPRSPSREEWKVAD from the coding sequence ATGCCCAAGACCAACCGTATCTCCTTCCAGGGGGAACCAGGCGCGAATTCCGACACGGCGTCTCGCGAGATGTTTCCGTCGATGGAGCCGTTGCCCTGCGCCACCTTCGAGGATGCCTTCAACGCGGTGGAGGCGGGCAAGGCGGACCTGGCGATGATCCCGATCGAGAACACGATCGCGGGGCGCGTCGCCGACATCCACCACCTGCTGCCGGAATCGAAGCTGCACATCGTCGGCGAGTATTTCCTGCCGATCCATTTCCAGCTCATGGTCCTGCCGGGCGTCCAGCGCTCGGAGATCAAGACAGTGCACAGCCACATCCATGCGCTCGGCCAGTGCCGCAAATACATCCGCAAGAACGGCTGGAAGGGCGTGATCGCCGGCGACACGGCGGGCGCGGCGCGCCTCATCGCCGACGTGAAGGACCGCTCGATGGCGGCGCTCGCGCCGCGCCTGGCGGCCGAGCTCTACGGGCTCGATATCCTCGAGGAGAACGTCGAGGACGCCGCCAGCAACGTCACCCGCTTCGTCGTGCTGACGAAGAGCAAGGAATGGGTGGAGCGCCCGACGCCCGACGCGCAGATGATGACGACGTTCATGTTCCGCGTGCGCAACGTGCCGGCCGCCCTCTACAAGGCGATGGGCGGCTTCGCGACCAACGGCGTCAACATCACCAAGCTGGAAAGCTACCAGCTGGGCGCCTTCACGGCGACGCTGTTCTACGCCGACATCGAAGGCCATCCCGAAGATGCGGGCGTGAAGAACGCGCTGGAGGAGCTGAAGTTCTTCTCGCGCGAGGTGCGGATTCTGGGGGTCTATCCGCGAAGCCCTTCGCGCGAGGAGTGGAAGGTGGCGGACTAA
- the nudC gene encoding NAD(+) diphosphatase, producing MISSLFDAPAREPSKMVGFSGNLIDRRSEQRSDDSTGRALEDPAARLMLIKAGRVYLKEGRDGFDPWYRPFAAASLGAVTDQAILLGWDARGPVLAAPAGLGPEELPDGVKAIDFRSVNVQGLLAEDDLGAVAQAGALLAWHSTHRFCGRCGHETVIRAGGYKRVCLNCKAEHFPRTDPVAIMLAVTQECCLMGRSPHFPPGMYSCLAGFIEPGETIEDAVRRETFEEAGIRLGRVAYHASQPWPFPYSLMIGCFGEALNEEIVADKTELEDVRWFTRAEVNEIIAGRSPEGIKTPPRSAIANLLIRTWAENA from the coding sequence ATGATCTCCAGCCTTTTCGACGCGCCCGCGCGCGAGCCCAGCAAGATGGTCGGTTTTTCCGGCAATCTTATCGACAGGCGCTCGGAGCAGCGGAGCGATGATTCGACCGGCCGCGCGCTAGAAGACCCCGCCGCGCGGCTGATGCTCATCAAGGCCGGGCGCGTCTATCTCAAGGAGGGGCGCGACGGCTTCGATCCATGGTACCGCCCCTTCGCCGCCGCCTCGCTCGGCGCCGTCACCGATCAGGCGATCCTGCTCGGATGGGATGCGAGAGGCCCGGTACTCGCCGCACCCGCCGGACTGGGCCCCGAGGAACTGCCGGACGGCGTGAAGGCGATCGACTTCCGCTCGGTGAATGTCCAGGGGCTGCTCGCCGAGGACGATCTCGGCGCCGTGGCCCAGGCCGGTGCCCTGCTCGCCTGGCACAGCACCCACCGCTTCTGCGGCCGCTGCGGCCATGAGACGGTGATACGTGCCGGCGGCTACAAAAGGGTGTGCCTCAACTGCAAGGCCGAGCATTTCCCGCGCACCGACCCGGTCGCGATCATGCTGGCTGTTACGCAGGAATGCTGCCTGATGGGCCGCAGCCCCCATTTCCCGCCGGGTATGTATTCCTGCCTCGCCGGCTTCATCGAACCCGGCGAGACGATCGAGGACGCGGTGCGCCGCGAGACCTTCGAGGAGGCGGGCATAAGGCTCGGCCGCGTCGCCTATCACGCTAGCCAGCCCTGGCCCTTCCCCTATTCGCTGATGATCGGCTGCTTCGGCGAGGCGCTGAATGAGGAGATCGTCGCCGACAAGACCGAACTGGAGGACGTCCGCTGGTTCACGCGCGCCGAGGTCAACGAGATCATTGCCGGCCGATCGCCGGAAGGAATCAAGACCCCGCCCCGCTCGGCGATCGCGAACCTGCTGATCAGGACCTGGGCGGAGAACGCGTAA
- a CDS encoding HIT domain-containing protein → MLPGHQPGFELDRRLDADSVPLMWLGLCELRLMDDRRWPWLILVPQRPGIAEMHDLTPLDQAMLTFETNLVAQALKIETACTKINTGALGNVVRQLHVHVVARNIGDPGWPGPVWGYGVREPYRTEDRHAFADRMRSALATQT, encoded by the coding sequence ATGCTGCCTGGTCATCAGCCGGGATTCGAGCTCGATCGCCGGCTGGACGCTGACAGCGTTCCGCTGATGTGGCTCGGCCTGTGCGAGCTTCGGCTGATGGACGACCGGCGTTGGCCCTGGCTGATCCTCGTGCCGCAGCGCCCAGGCATCGCCGAGATGCACGATCTCACCCCGCTCGACCAGGCGATGCTGACCTTCGAGACCAATCTCGTAGCGCAGGCCCTCAAGATCGAGACGGCGTGCACCAAGATCAACACCGGCGCGCTCGGCAATGTCGTGCGCCAGTTGCACGTGCATGTCGTCGCCCGCAACATCGGCGATCCGGGCTGGCCCGGCCCGGTGTGGGGCTATGGCGTGCGCGAGCCCTACCGAACCGAAGACCGCCACGCCTTCGCCGATCGCATGCGCTCGGCGCTGGCCACCCAGACCTGA
- a CDS encoding oxidoreductase, which yields MPMASAPVWFITGCSTGLGHELAKLVAARGWNLVATARRTESLVDLAGPNVLALSLDVTKQDEIEAAVAAAKERFGRIDVLVNNAGYGYLTTVEEGEDAEIRAMFEANVFGLFAMTRAILPVMRAQRSGHIINITSVAGHVGNPSSGYYAATKHAVEGWSKSLAVEGAPLGIKVTAVAPGPFRTDWAGRSMIQTPNLIEDYASTAGTRMKNVSGYSGQQAGDPVRAAEAMIALTQMENPPLHIVLGRGGFDVVTASLRTRLAEIEAHRELGVGTDFPA from the coding sequence TTGCCGATGGCTTCCGCGCCTGTCTGGTTCATCACCGGTTGCTCGACCGGTCTCGGGCACGAACTCGCGAAACTCGTGGCCGCGCGCGGCTGGAACCTCGTCGCCACCGCGCGCCGCACGGAAAGCCTCGTCGACCTCGCAGGCCCGAACGTGCTGGCGCTTTCGCTCGACGTGACGAAGCAGGATGAAATCGAGGCGGCCGTCGCGGCCGCGAAAGAGCGCTTCGGCCGCATCGACGTGCTCGTCAACAATGCCGGCTACGGCTACCTGACGACGGTCGAGGAGGGCGAGGACGCCGAGATCCGCGCCATGTTCGAGGCGAACGTCTTCGGTCTGTTCGCCATGACGCGCGCGATTCTGCCGGTGATGCGGGCGCAGCGCAGCGGCCATATCATCAATATCACCTCGGTGGCCGGCCATGTCGGCAATCCGAGCTCAGGCTACTACGCCGCGACCAAGCATGCGGTAGAGGGCTGGTCGAAATCGCTCGCCGTGGAGGGCGCGCCGCTGGGCATCAAGGTCACGGCGGTCGCGCCGGGTCCGTTCCGGACCGACTGGGCGGGCCGCTCCATGATCCAGACCCCGAATCTGATCGAGGATTACGCGTCGACGGCCGGGACGAGAATGAAGAACGTTTCCGGATACAGCGGCCAGCAGGCCGGCGATCCGGTTCGTGCGGCCGAAGCGATGATCGCGCTGACCCAGATGGAAAACCCACCCTTGCACATTGTGTTGGGCCGAGGCGGCTTCGATGTGGTGACGGCAAGTCTTCGCACCAGGCTGGCCGAGATCGAGGCGCACCGGGAACTGGGAGTCGGCACCGATTTTCCGGCCTGA
- a CDS encoding DNA polymerase III subunit gamma/tau, whose product MNPAGTDAKGGAYRVLARKYRPRDFSGLIGQEPMVRTLTNAFASGRIAQAWMLTGVRGVGKTTTARILARALNYKTPEIDQPTILMDSIGEHCQAILEGRHVDVIEMDAASHTGIDDIREIIEQVRYAPVSARYKVYIIDEVHMLSTQAFNGLLKTLEEPPPHVKFIFATTEIRKVPITVLSRCQRFDLRRIDASLIKSHLAHIGGLEGVEAEDDALAMIARAAEGSMRDAQSIFDQAIAHGGENVTAEAVRSMLGLSDRNRVIDLFEQLMKGDIAAALSEYRAQYDTGADPAVVLADLAEFNHLVTRLRFVPEAASDASLTEDERRRGADFAEKLSVKVLSRTWQMLLKGIPEVQGASRPVSAGEMVLIRIAHAASLPTLDEALKMLDGDTLPAGSPSPPRPSGGVLNGSGANAIGQARMPSAQGGAQTMRLVQRQDAPPAMQPAPAPVVEEDAVPVRSLADIAALATSNREVAFKALLKRCVRLVRIEPGNLQIGLTDDAPRDLAGQIGAKLQAWTGRRWMVSVAREGGGPTLAEEEANKRETAFTDAKSDPAVAAILAKFPGAKIIDVRIPDTTGEADAPAELVPDPGIEPALDPDDDDS is encoded by the coding sequence ATGAACCCAGCCGGAACCGACGCGAAAGGCGGCGCCTACCGTGTTCTCGCGCGGAAATATCGCCCGCGTGACTTCTCCGGCCTCATCGGCCAGGAGCCGATGGTCCGCACGCTCACCAACGCCTTTGCCTCCGGCCGCATCGCGCAAGCCTGGATGCTGACCGGCGTGCGCGGCGTGGGCAAGACGACGACCGCCCGCATCCTCGCCCGCGCGCTGAACTACAAGACACCCGAGATCGACCAGCCGACCATTCTCATGGATTCCATCGGCGAGCACTGCCAGGCCATCCTCGAAGGCCGCCATGTCGACGTGATCGAGATGGACGCCGCTTCCCACACCGGCATCGACGACATCCGCGAGATCATCGAGCAGGTGCGCTATGCGCCTGTGTCCGCGCGCTACAAGGTCTACATCATCGACGAGGTGCACATGCTCTCGACGCAGGCCTTCAACGGCCTGCTGAAGACGCTGGAAGAGCCGCCGCCGCATGTGAAGTTCATCTTCGCCACGACGGAAATCCGCAAGGTGCCGATCACCGTCCTGTCGCGCTGCCAACGCTTCGACCTGCGCCGCATCGACGCCAGCCTGATCAAGTCCCACCTCGCCCATATCGGCGGTCTGGAAGGCGTGGAGGCCGAGGACGACGCGCTCGCCATGATCGCGCGCGCCGCGGAGGGATCGATGCGCGACGCACAGTCGATCTTCGACCAGGCGATCGCGCATGGCGGCGAAAACGTCACCGCCGAGGCGGTGCGTTCGATGCTCGGCCTTTCCGACCGCAACCGCGTCATCGATCTGTTCGAGCAGCTGATGAAGGGCGACATCGCGGCCGCTTTGTCCGAATACCGCGCGCAATACGACACCGGCGCCGACCCTGCCGTGGTGCTGGCGGACCTCGCCGAGTTCAACCATCTCGTGACCCGCCTGCGCTTCGTGCCGGAAGCGGCGTCGGATGCCTCGCTGACCGAGGACGAGCGCCGCCGGGGCGCCGATTTCGCCGAGAAGCTCTCGGTCAAGGTCCTGTCGCGCACCTGGCAGATGCTGCTCAAGGGCATTCCGGAGGTGCAGGGTGCATCCCGACCGGTCTCGGCCGGCGAGATGGTGCTGATCCGCATCGCACACGCCGCCAGCCTGCCGACGCTGGACGAAGCGCTGAAGATGCTGGACGGCGATACGCTGCCGGCCGGCAGTCCGTCGCCGCCCCGCCCGTCGGGCGGGGTGCTGAACGGTTCCGGCGCCAACGCGATCGGGCAGGCCCGCATGCCGAGCGCGCAGGGTGGGGCGCAGACGATGCGGCTGGTGCAGCGGCAGGACGCGCCGCCAGCGATGCAGCCGGCGCCCGCTCCGGTCGTGGAGGAGGACGCCGTGCCGGTGCGCTCGCTGGCCGACATCGCAGCGCTCGCGACGTCGAACCGCGAGGTCGCCTTCAAGGCGCTGCTCAAGCGCTGCGTGCGGCTGGTGCGGATCGAGCCCGGCAACCTGCAGATCGGCCTGACCGACGACGCCCCGCGCGACCTCGCCGGCCAGATCGGCGCCAAGCTGCAGGCCTGGACAGGCCGGCGCTGGATGGTGAGCGTCGCGCGCGAAGGCGGCGGACCGACGTTGGCCGAGGAAGAGGCCAACAAGCGCGAGACCGCGTTCACCGACGCGAAGTCCGACCCGGCGGTGGCGGCGATCCTGGCGAAATTCCCCGGCGCAAAGATCATCGACGTACGGATACCCGACACGACCGGCGAAGCGGACGCACCGGCCGAGCTTGTGCCCGATCCGGGCATCGAGCCGGCGCTCGATCCCGATGACGACGATAGTTGA
- a CDS encoding YbaB/EbfC family nucleoid-associated protein, which yields MKDLLGLMGKAKEMQAKFQAMQEELTQVEASGQSGGGLVTVTLTGKGEMKSVSIDPSLVKPDEAEILEDLIVAAHNDAKAKVEAIMQEKTRELTAGLPIPPGMKLPF from the coding sequence ATGAAAGACCTGCTCGGATTGATGGGCAAGGCCAAGGAGATGCAGGCCAAATTCCAGGCCATGCAAGAGGAGTTGACCCAGGTCGAGGCGTCCGGCCAGTCCGGCGGCGGCCTCGTCACCGTCACGCTGACCGGCAAGGGCGAGATGAAGTCGGTCAGCATCGATCCGTCGCTGGTGAAGCCGGACGAGGCGGAGATTCTCGAGGACCTGATCGTGGCGGCCCACAACGACGCCAAGGCCAAGGTCGAGGCGATCATGCAGGAAAAGACGCGCGAACTGACCGCCGGCCTGCCGATCCCGCCCGGAATGAAGCTGCCGTTCTAA